CGTTGAGGTAGAGCTTGGTCTTCGGGTCGGCCTGGTGGGCCCAGCGCAGGGCGTCGGCGATGTAGCCCGGGCCGAGGGTCTTGTAGAAGATCGTCGCCCGGTAGGTGCCGTCCTCGTTGAAGGCCTCGTTGACGACGTCCCAGGCGTAGACCTTGCCCCTGTAGTGGCGTACTTCCGTCTGGATGTGCTTCTTCAGTACGGCCCTCAGCTCGTCGGCCGTCCAGTCGCGCGAGGTGAGCCAGTCGGGGAGCTGGCTGTGCCAGACCAGGGTGTGGCCGCGTACGCGCTGGTGGTTGGCGCGGGCGAGGTTCACGATCTCGTCGCCCTGGGAGAAGTCGAAGACGCCCTGCTGGGGCTCGGTGGCGTACCACTTCATGCCGTTGCCGGGGGTGATCATGTCGAACTCGGTGCCCAGGATCGCCTTGTACGGCTCGTCGGTGAGCTCGGGGTTGTCGGTGGCGCTGCCGAAGTAGCGGCCGTGGCGCTGGGCGAGTTCGGCGAGGGTCGGCTGGTCGGGGGTCGGCCGGTCCTCCCCCGCCTGGGCCGCCGGAACGCCGGCGGCCAGGAGCAGGGCGACGAGGGCGCCGGTGAGTCTGAGCCGTGTGCGGGTGGTGCGCATGGTGCGACTCCTCACGGTCGATGTGGTGTACGTCCGCCGGCGCGGGTCATCCCTTGGTGGCGCCGGCGGTGAGGCCGCCGACGAGCTGACGCTCGGCGACGGAGTAGAAGGCGAGTGCGGGGACCATGGCCAGGACGAGGTAGGCGAAGACCCTGGCGTACTCGGCGGAGTACTGGCCCTGGAACTGCTGGACGCCGATCGGGATGGTCCACCACGTGGAGTCGGTGAACACCAGCAGCGGAAGGAAGAAGTTGTTCCAGCTGGTGACGACGGCGAGCACGGAGACGGTGCCGAGCGCGGGCCGCGCCATCGGCAGCAGGACCCGCCAGAAGAACCCGAGCGGGGTGCACCCGTCGAGCGTGGCCGCCTCCTCCAGCTCTCCGGGGATCTCCCGGAAGAAGCCGCGCAGGATGATGATGGTCATCGGCAGCCCGAACGCGGCCTGCGGCAGGATCACGCCCAGCGGGTTGTCCAGCAGGCCCAGGTAGCGCAGCAGCAGGAACAGCGGCAGCGCCGCCACCGCGAAGGGGAACATCAGCCCCATCGTGAACAGAGTGAAGAGGAACTCCCGGCCACGGAAGGCGAACCGCGCGAAGGAGAAGGCGGCGAGCGCGGACACCGCGACGACGAGAACGGTCGTACCGATGGCGATGAACGTGCTGCTGCCGACCAGCCGCCAGAAGGAACCCGAGCCGAGGATGTCGGTGTAGTTGGAGGTCACCCACGACTCGGGCAGCCCGGTCGGGTTCCGGGAGAGCTCGTCGGTGGACTTGAAGCCGGAGATGACCGCGTAGAGCAGCGGTACGCCCATGATCGCGCCGACGAGGACGAGGATGACATGGACCGGGAGTTTCCGCGCCCGTGCCTTCACTTCTGGCCTCCCCGCATGGTCGTGGTCGCCCCTTCGAGGTCGCGGCGGAGCACGAACCGCTGGTAGGCGAGGGCGAAGACGAGACTGATGCCGAACATGACCACGCTGATCGCGCTGGCATAGCCGACCTGATAGCGCTTGAAGCCGTACTGGAACATGGTCACGGCCATGGTCTCGGAGTGATGGTCGGGGCCGCCCGCGGTGGTCACCCACACCAGGTCGAAGAGCTGGATGGCGCCGATGACGGACAGGAAGACGCTGATGCGCAGGGTGGGCGCGAGCAGCGGAAGGGTGACATTGCGGAAGCGCTGCCAAGGGCTCGCGCCGTCGATGAGCGCCGCCTCCGTCAACTCGGCCGGGATGGACTGGAGTCCGGCCAGATAGAGCATCATGTGGAAGCCGAAGTACTTCCAGGTCATGACGAGGAACAGGGTCGCCATGACGGTGGAGGGATCGGCGAACCAGGTCCCGCCGAGCCCGTCCAGGCCCACGCTGCCCAGGACATGGTCGGCGAGACCGTCGTCCGGGGCGAAGATCATGGCGAACAGGATGCCGGTGATGGCCTCGGACAGTACGTACGGCGCGAAGAACAGCATCCGGTACACGGCCCGGCCGCGGATCCGCTGGTTGAGCAGGACGGCCATGGCGAGCGCGAACGGCAGTTGCAGGGCGAGCGACAGCAGGACCAGAACGAGGCAGCGCCACAGGTCGCCCAGGAAAACCGGGTCGTCGAAGAGCCGGGTGAAGTTGTCGACGCCGATGTAGTCGGAGGGCATGCCGAAGCCGCCCCAGCGGAAGAAGGCGGCGTACAGGGCGAACAGGATCGGCAGCAGGACGAGCACCAGGAACAGCACCAGCGCGGGCAGTTGGAAGCCGACCGCGGTGAGCCAGTTCAGCGCCCGCCGCCGGGCCCGCCCCCGGCCTGCCCTGACTGCCGGGGGCGGAGTGCCGGCGTCGGGGCCGGTCCGCTTGTCCGGAAGGAACGTGGAGGTCATCGGGGCCTACTGCTCTTCCTTCGCGGTCTGTGTGATCGACTCGGTGACCTGCTCGGGCGACTTGGAACCGGCGATCAGCGCGCCCACACTGTCGTTGACCTCCTGACCGAGCGCGGGCGCGTACGCCTGGTCCAGGTAGAGCTGGAAGCCGGTGGAGCCCTTCAACTGAGCTTGTACGGCCTTGAGGTTGGGGTCGGTGAGGGCGCTCTCGGCGCCGGGCACCACCGGAATGGCGCCGGTCTTCTTGACCAGTTCCAGGTCCGTCGCCTCGGAGGCGAAGAACTCCAGGAAGTCGACGGCCGCCTGCGGAGCGCCCTGCCGCAGGGCATGTCCGCCGCCCCCGCCGAACACCTCGGTGATGGCGCCCTTGCCGCCCTCGACCTCCGGGAACGGGAAGAACCCGAGGTCGTCGCCGAGGCCCTTGCCCGCGTCCGCCTGGACCACCGGCGCCCACTGGCCCATGAGTTCCATCGCCGCCTTGCCGTTGCCGACGGCTGCGGCCTGGCCGGTGGGGCTGGAGTAGGCGGCGCCGAGGAACCCCTTCTGGAACGGCTGGAGGTCGACGAGTTCCTTGAGATGCTGTCCGGCCTGGACGAAGTCGGCCCCGCTGAAGTCCTTGTCGTCGTTGGCCTTCTCCAGCGCGCCGGCGCCCGCGGTGCGCATCGCCAGATACGCCCAGTAGTACATGCCGGTCCAGGTCTCCTTGCCCGCGAGGGCGAGGGGGGTGATACCGGCGGACTTCAGCTTGCCGACCGCGTCGAGGAAGCCGCTCCAGGTGGTGGGCGGCGTGGCGATGCCTGCCTGCTTGAACAGCGCCTTGTTGTACCAGAAACCGATCATGCCGATGTCGAACGGGACGCCGTACAGCCGGTCGTCGAGCAGATACGGCTCCTTCGCGACCGCCAGCAGACCGTCGGCCCACGGCTTCGTGCGGTCCGTGAGGTCCTCGACGAGCCCGGCGTCGACCTGCTGCTTCAGGACGCCGCCGCCCCAGGTGTGGAAGATGTCCGGCAGCTTTCCGGAGGCGGTCAGCGCCGTCATCTTCGATTTGTAGGCGTCGTTCTCCAACTGGACGATCTTTATCTTGACCTTGGGGTTCTGGGCCTCGAACTTCTTCGCGAGGCCGGCCCAGACATCCTTGGTCGGCTGAGTGGTGGAGATGTTCCACCACTCGACCGTGGTCGTCCCCGAGGATCCTCCGTCCGAGTCGCCGCCGCAGCCGCTCAGTGCCGTCATGCCCAGACCGGCCGCGGCGGAAGCCGCCAGGAAGCCGCGGCGGGACAGTGCCCGGTCGCCCATCATGCGCTCCTTGGATACGGGGACGGCGCGTCCACGCCCCGCCCGCTGGACCGAAAGTTTCGGAACAATTCCAGAAAGCTTCGTTGTTGCCGCACCCTAGAGACAGCGGCCAAAGCGTGGCAACCCCTTGTACACAGCGAATCTGCGGTCAGGGCCAGAGCGTGCGGCGCTGCTGACGCAGGGCGCGTGCCGTCCATGCCCTCGAGGAAGAAGGCGACCGTGTCGGGGCCGTCGGCGCGGACGCCGAGCGCCGTCGGCGGCCGGAAGGCGGTACGAGGTCGGAGGCACAGGTCGCGACGACGAGCGTGACCGGTCCCGACAGCAGGGCGCGCACCGCAACTCGCTGCCGCAGCGGGCCGATTCGGGCGATCATGCTCACCTCTCCCCCAAGGCGGGCCGCGACCCGGCCGCCGTGATGCTGTCGGCGTCGCCCGACGAAGGTGTGGCTGGCCGGTTCGAGGGGATGGCGGGACGACGGCGCCGCGTGGGACTCGCGCACCGGGCCTACGCGCGGCCACGATCGGCAGTCCGGTGCCGCTGTGGGGCAGGAGCGGGTTGGCGGGCGCCGACTCGAAGGGGCCAGCATGGAAGCCACCGATCACCGGGTCTCGTACGCCCGCATGCGCCAGCCTCTCCCCATACCCAACGAAACATTCGACTTCGCCGACGAACATTACGGTGTCGTCCGGGGACGGTCAGGAAAGCGGGGAGACGGCCGTCGCCGTGGGCACTGTTGGCGTTGAAGTAGCCGCCACCGTTGGTGCCGATCTCCTTGATGGCCTTCTGCGAGGCGACCGCGCCGCCCCTCCACTGCTGTTGGCCGCCCATGAACTGACCGACTTCATGGATCCCGGAGAAGTTCTGGATGACACCGCACGCGACCAGCACGACCGCGGCGACGGCCGCCAGCGGCAGCAGGATGCGTACGACACCACGCACCAAGTCGGCCCAGGAAGTTGCCGAGTTCACCGGTACGGGAACGCGCGAACCCTCGTACGAGCGCCACTGCTACGGCGATACCGACCGCGGCCGACACGAAGTTCTGCACGGCCAGACCGGCGGTGTTGAACGCCTGGTCCGGATCGATCGAGGCGAACCCGAGCGAGCCGGGCAGGACACCCTGGAGCCGCTGGAGGGCGTACAGGAAGAGAACGCCGATCACGGAGAAGGCCAGCACCCCGCGCAGGTACGCGGGCCAGCGCATCTCGGTGTCGGGGTTGGCTCCGATCCCCTCCTCGCCCTGATCTTTCCGGAGAGGTTCTGAGAGCAGATATGGGTCCCGTACTCGCCACCAGCGCGAAGACCGCGATCGTGGTGGATACCGCCGCCATTGACGGGTCCCTCACGGGCACTGCGCGGCTTTGACGGAACTCTTACGGCGCGTATGGCGCGGGTCTCAGCACAGCCGCAGTCGGCAGATCACGGCGTCCGTCTCCCGCCGTACGCGTGCGGCGCCCCAGCGAGCGACGCTCACAGTCCAGCCGGACCAGCGGCACCCCCGGATCCCAGGCCAGCTCCAAGGCATACAGCGCAGCCCGGTCCTCGGGACCGCGGTGCAGACGGTGCACGGTCTCGAAAGCCACCACAAGCAGGCGCAGGGCGATGACAATCAGCCAGGCGCCCTCCTCGAACTTGAGCGCCGCTTGAACTTCACAGCACGGCAAGGGAGTTGACGTACATGTCGAAGGCGTGGGCGGCGAGAAGCGGCGCGCTTCGCTCGCCCGCCCTTCCCGGACATGACGCTGAGTATCCGTACCGCCGCCACCGAGCCCCGCTTCGCCCATACAGCGCAAGGGCAGCGACAGGGCAGCGACAGGGCTCCTGTAGTCCACTTCTTGATGTGCCACCCACGCTGACACGGCCAGTCTTGACGCAAGCTTGACGCCTCCGGCCCCCTCATCCGTGGGCCCGGGCGTCACTCTCCGCTTACGCTGGTGCGGCCGTCCGCGTGATGGCCGGAATCGCACGCTGAGCAGCACATCAGGAGCACGCAGATGGCCACCACGGAACAGCCGCCCAGCCGACTGCGGGCCTGGATGCTGGAGGGCTTGTCCGACATGGGCAAGGGCGGCGCCCAACACACTCCGCACGCCGAGCCGAAGGCGGCCGAGGGGCAGCCCTGGTACCGCGTGATGTGCCTGACGGGCGTCGACTACTTCTCGACCCTCGGCTATCAGCCAGGCATCGCGGCCCTCGCGGCAGGCCTGCTCTCACCCATCGCGACCATCGTCCTCGTGATCGTCACCCTGGCGGGCGCGCTGCCGGTCTACCGACGCGTCGCCGAGGAGAGCCCGCACGGGCAGGGCTCGATCGCGATGCTGGAACGGCTGCTCACCTTCTGGAAGGGCAAGCTCTTCGTCCTGACCCTGCTCGGCTTCGCCGCCACCGACTTCCTCATCACCATCACGCTCTCCGCCGCGGACGCCTCCACCCACCTGGTGGAGAACCCTCATCTGCACAGCGCCCTGCACGACCAGCAGATGCTGATCACCCTCGTGCTCGTCGCCCTGCTCGGCGCGGTGTTCCTCAAGGGCTTCCTGGAGGCGATCGGCGTCGCCGTCGCCCTGGTCGCGCTCTATCTGGCGCTGAACGTCGTCGTCGTGATCGTCGGCCTGTGGCACGTCATCACCGAAGGACACGTCGTCACCGACTGGTCGAGCGCCCTGACCGCCGAGCACGGCAACGTCTTCGTCATGATCGGCATGGCCCTGATCGTCTTCCCGAAGCTCGCCCTCGGCCTGTCCGGCTTCGAGACCGGCGTCGCCGTGATGCCACACGTCAAGGGCGATGCGGGGGACACCGAGGAGAACCCGAAGGGCCGGATCCGGGGCACCAAGAAGCTGCTCACCGCGGCCGCCCTGATCATGAGCTGCTTCCTGATCTGCACCAGCTTCATCACCACGCTGCTGATCCCCGAGAAGGAGTTCGAGGACGGCGGCCAGGCCAACGGCCGCGCCCTCGCGTTCCTGGCGCACGACTACCTCGGCGGCGCCTTCGGCACTGTCTACGACGTCTCGACGATCGCCATCCTCTGGTTCGCCGGCGCCTCCGCCATGGCCGGCCTGCTCAACCTGATGCCCCGCTATCTGCCGCGCTACGGCATGGCCCCGCACTGGGCCCGCGCGGTGCGCCCGATGGTCATCGTCTTCACCCTGATCGCCTTCCTGGTGACCTGGATCTTCGACGCCGACGTCGACGCGCAGGGCGGCGCCTACGCCACCGGTGTGCTGGTGCTGATCAGCTCCGCCGCGATCGCCGTGACGATCGCGGCGCGGAAGGCCGGACAGCGAAACTGGACCATCGCCTTCGCCGTGATTTCGGCGGTGTTCCTCTACACGACGATCGTCAACGTCTTCGAGCGCCCGGACGGCGTGAAGATCGGTGCCTGCTTCATCGCGGGCATCATCATCCTGTCCCTGGCCTCCCGGCTGGCCCGCGCCTTCGAGCTCCGCGTCACCAGCGTGACGATGGACGACATGGCGGAACGATTCGTCCGGGACATCGCCAGCCGCAAGATCCGGCTCATCGCCAACGAGCCCGACGCTCGCGACATCGCCGAGTACCGGGACAAGATCGAGCAGATCCGGCAGGACAACGACGTCCCCGAGCAGGAGGACTTCGTCTTCGTCGAGGTGACGGTCACCGACCCGTCCGAGTTCGAGTCCGGCCTGACAGTGCGCGGCGAGGTCATGCACAACCGCTATCGCGTCCTGTCCCTGGAGTCCTCGTCCGTCTCCAACGCCCTGGCCGCGCTGCTCCTCCACGTCCGCGACACCACCGGCTGCATCCCGCACATCTACTTCGAATGGACCGAGGGCAACCCCTTCGCCAACTTCCTGCGCTTCTTCCTCTTCGGCCAGGGCGAGGTCGCCCCGGTCACCCGCGAGGTCCTGCGCGGGGCAGAACCGGACCGCGCCCGCCGGCCGCGCGTGCACACGGGCTGAGCGGGGAGGCCGGTTCGCGACGCGGACACCGGGAGGGAATCCCGTATCCGGCGATCGCGCTGCCGTGCGCTGGAATCGCGTCAAAATGCGGGCGTACGGCGCCAGAACCCCGTCAACGACACCGCCGCCGTACGACCGAGGACGTACCGTCGGCCCCATGCGACCGAGCGGACCGCCGAGCCCGGCCGACGACCGCCACTGGCGCGGCAGCGTCCGGTTCGCGGCGGCGTGTGCTCTCGCCTTCGGCGCGATGGCCCTGATGGTCGACTGGGACGCGCACACTCTCAACCCGCCCCGCACCCTGCTGTGGCTCACCCTCGCGGCCACGGTCTTCGCGGTCCTCCTCCCCCAGCGCATCACAGCGGGCCCCGGCTGGCTCACCACCCGCGGCCCGTTGACAAGCCACACGGTCCATACGGACGCGCTGGTCGCGGTACGCCAGTACGGCGACGTCTCCTCGCACCTGATCCTGCGCGACGCCCATGGTCACCGCCTGGAACTCGACCCCCGCGTCCTGATCGCCAACCCCCTCCTCTGGCACGAACTCGACACCGGCGTCCGGCGCTCCCTCGAATGCGGCACGCTGTGCCGGAACTCCAAGGACTCGGACGTCCTGCGCCGGCTCCGGCACCGCATCGACGACGAGACCGCGCAGGCGGTACTCAGGGCTTCGGGGATTTCCTGAGGGGTCGAGCGTCCCATCGCCCCAGGCCGAAAGGGCCTCGTTCCCCTGATGGAGAGGCCCTCAGCTCGGACTACGGCCAACCCCCACGTCCACCACCACCCGCTCCCCGCCCTATCGTGACCGGCATGCAGTCCTACACGATCGGCCAGGCGGCTCGGCTGCTCGGCGTGAGCCCGGACACCGCACGCCGTTGGGCGGACGCGGGCCGGATGGCGACCCATCGCGACGACAGCGGGCGACGGCTCATCGACGGACGAGACCTGGCCGCGTTCTCGGTCGAACTCGCGAAGACGGGAACCGGCGACGAGGAGGCCCCGTACACCTCGGCCCGTAACGCCTTCCCCGGCATCGTCACCGCGATCAAACTCGGCGACGTCGCCGCCCAGGTCGAGATCCAGGCCGGCCCGCACCGTCTCGTCTCCCTGCTCACCCGCGAGGCCGTCGAGGAACTGGGCCTGGAGGTCGGCATGGAGGCCACGGCCCGCGTGAAGTCGACGAACGTGCACATCGACCGCGCCTGAGCACAACCGGATCTCCGCACATAGGAACATCTACGCCCGCTCTCCCCTGCTCTTGCGATGCAACAGGAGACTTACGCCTCGCAGATGCGACAGTATGATCGACGCATCGGAAGAGCCCGGGGACCCTTGGGAACCCTCCCCGGGAGACAGAGGGAGTGGACCTGTGATATCCCGTTCCGCGCGCCGGACCCGCCGGACCCTGCAGGCGGCCGGCGCAGGGGCCGCACTGCTGCTGGCCCTGACGGCTTGCTCCTCTTCGTCCGACTCCGCAGCGGATTCCGACCCCTCGTCATCGGGGTCGCCGAAGCTGTCCGGCACCGTCACCGTCTTCGCCGCCGCCTCCCTCAAGGAGAGCTTCACGGCCCTGGGCAAGGAGTTCGAGAAGGAGCACCCGGGCACGAAGGTCACCTTCAGCTTCGGCGGCAGTGACAGCCTCGCCGCGAGCATCACGGGCGGCGCCCCGGCCGACGTCTTCGCCGCGGCCAGCGCCAGGACGATGGCGATCGTGACGGACGCGAAGGCCGCGGACGGCACCCCGTCCACCTTCGTCCGCAACGAGCTGGAGATCGCCACACTGCCGGGCAACCCCGACAAGATCGCCTCCCTCAAGGACCTCACCAAGTCCGGCCTGAAGGTGGTCCTGTGCGACAAGACGGTGCCGTGCGGCGCCGCCGCGGAGAAGGCCCTGCAGGCCGGCGACCTGAAGCTCACCCCGGTCTCCTACGAGCAGGACGTGAAGAGCGCCCTGACGAAGGTCGAGCTGAAGGAGGCGGACGCCGCCGTGGTCTACAAGACCGACGTGAAGTCGGCGGGTGGCAAGGTGGAGGGCGTGGACTTCCCCGAGTCGGCCGAGGCCATCAACGACTATCCGATCACCCTCCTCAAGGACGCCCCGAACCCCGAGGCGGCCAAGGCGTTCATGGAGCTGGTGAAGTCGGCCGCGGGCCAGCAGGTCCTGACCGAGGCGGGATTCCTCAAGCCGTGAGAGGGCCGGCCGAGACGATCGAGAGCGAGCGCGCCCGTACGCGCATCCGCACCCGCCCCCGCCTGGTGCCGCTTCCCCTGCTGATCCCGGCCCTCCTCGGCCTGGCGTTCCTGCTGCTCCCCCTCGTCGCCCTGCTCGTACGGGCGCCCTGGCGCACCCTGCCCGAGCAGCTGACCAGCGCCGAGGTGTGGGAGGCGCTGCGCCTGTCGCTGGTGTGCGCCACAGCGGCGACGGCACTGAGCCTGGTCATCGGCGTCCCACTGGCGTGGCTGCTGGCCCGCACGGACTTCCCCGGCCGGGGCCTGGTCCGCGCCCTGGTCACCCTGCCGCTCGTCCTGCCCCCGGTGGTGGGCGGCGTGGCCCTGCTGCTGGCGCTCGGCCGCAACGGCGTCGTCGGCCAATGGCTGGACGAGTGGTTCGGCATCACGCTCCCCTTCACCACCACCGGCGTGGTCCTGGCGGAGACGTTCGTGGCGATGCCGTTCCTCGTCATCAGCGTGGAGGGCACGCTACGGGCGGCCGACCCCCGCTACGAGGAAGCAGCCACAACACTCGGCGCCTCCCGCTTCACGGCATTCCGCAGGGTCACCCTGCCCCTCATCGCCCCGGGCATCGCAGCGGGCTCGGTCCTGGCCTGGGCACGCGCCCTCGGCGAGTTCGGCGCAACGATCACTTTCGCCGGCAACTTCCCCGGCCGCACCCAGACAATGCCGCTGGCCGTCTACCTGGCCCTCCAGAACGACCCAGCAGCAGCCATCGCCCTGAGCCTGGTCCTCCTGACCGTCTCCATCGCAGTCCTGGCAGGGCTTCGGGACCGATGGATGACACCATCATGAGCAACACCTGCGAATCCGGCCCCGCAACGGCGGACAATCGCGCCCCCATCCCCGCCCTTGGCGGCCCTGGCGAAACCGGCTGCGGTTCGGCAGCGCCCGAAGGGGCGCGGGGAACTGCGCGACCAGCCACAACGGAGCCCGCGGACGATCGACGGCCTATCGCTGCACTCGCCGCAGAGCGCTTGGCTGCGGGCAGTCGTGCCTCCCCCAGCGCCTCAAGGGCCTGGGGACCCCCAGGCGGCACGGGTGGGCGCAGCGGCACCCCGCCGGCGCGGGCTAGCGAAACCCACCCACCAGCACCAGCACCGGCCCACCACGTAACCTCCCGCCCCGCGCCCACCCCTCGGACGTGCACCCCATGACCGACCTCGACCCCACACCCCCCGACCAGCTCACCAGCCGCACGAACACAGACGGCCTGGACGCCCACCTGGTCGTCACCCGTGGCCCCTTCCACCTGGACATCACCCTCACCGCCGCCCCCGGCGAGGTAATCGCCCTACTCGGCCCCAACGGCGCAGGCAAGACCACCGCCCTCCGCGCCCTCGCCGGCCTCACCCCCCTCACCGCCGGCCACCTCCACCTGGACGGCACCGAGTTGCACCACACACCCCCGGAATCCCGCCCGGTCGGCGTCGTCTTCCAGGACTACCTCCTCTTCCCCCACCTCACCGCCCTGGACAACGTCGCCTTCGGCCCCCGCTGCCAGGGCGCCACCAAGACCGGGGCCCGCGCCCAGGCGGCCGAGTGGCTGGACCGCATGGGCCTCACCGCGCACACCACCGCCAAGCCCCGCAACCTCTCCGGCGGCCAGGCCCAACGCGTAGCCCTCGCCCGCGCCCTCGCCACCCGCCCTCGCCTACTCCTCCTCGACGAGCCACTCGCCGCCCTGGACGCCCGTACCCGCCTCGAA
This genomic window from Streptomyces sp. DG2A-72 contains:
- a CDS encoding endo-1,4-beta-xylanase; the protein is MRTTRTRLRLTGALVALLLAAGVPAAQAGEDRPTPDQPTLAELAQRHGRYFGSATDNPELTDEPYKAILGTEFDMITPGNGMKWYATEPQQGVFDFSQGDEIVNLARANHQRVRGHTLVWHSQLPDWLTSRDWTADELRAVLKKHIQTEVRHYRGKVYAWDVVNEAFNEDGTYRATIFYKTLGPGYIADALRWAHQADPKTKLYLNDYNVEGIGPKSDAYYRLVKELKAQGVPIHGFGLQAHLALQYGYPSTLEDNLRRFSRLGLDTALTEVDVRMYVPSDDAKLATQAEWYRGMTEACLAVRRCVGITLWDYTDKYSWIPAFFEGEGAALPWDEELRPKPAYFAIREALS
- a CDS encoding carbohydrate ABC transporter permease: MGVPLLYAVISGFKSTDELSRNPTGLPESWVTSNYTDILGSGSFWRLVGSSTFIAIGTTVLVVAVSALAAFSFARFAFRGREFLFTLFTMGLMFPFAVAALPLFLLLRYLGLLDNPLGVILPQAAFGLPMTIIILRGFFREIPGELEEAATLDGCTPLGFFWRVLLPMARPALGTVSVLAVVTSWNNFFLPLLVFTDSTWWTIPIGVQQFQGQYSAEYARVFAYLVLAMVPALAFYSVAERQLVGGLTAGATKG
- a CDS encoding carbohydrate ABC transporter permease; the encoded protein is MTSTFLPDKRTGPDAGTPPPAVRAGRGRARRRALNWLTAVGFQLPALVLFLVLVLLPILFALYAAFFRWGGFGMPSDYIGVDNFTRLFDDPVFLGDLWRCLVLVLLSLALQLPFALAMAVLLNQRIRGRAVYRMLFFAPYVLSEAITGILFAMIFAPDDGLADHVLGSVGLDGLGGTWFADPSTVMATLFLVMTWKYFGFHMMLYLAGLQSIPAELTEAALIDGASPWQRFRNVTLPLLAPTLRISVFLSVIGAIQLFDLVWVTTAGGPDHHSETMAVTMFQYGFKRYQVGYASAISVVMFGISLVFALAYQRFVLRRDLEGATTTMRGGQK
- a CDS encoding extracellular solute-binding protein → MGDRALSRRGFLAASAAAGLGMTALSGCGGDSDGGSSGTTTVEWWNISTTQPTKDVWAGLAKKFEAQNPKVKIKIVQLENDAYKSKMTALTASGKLPDIFHTWGGGVLKQQVDAGLVEDLTDRTKPWADGLLAVAKEPYLLDDRLYGVPFDIGMIGFWYNKALFKQAGIATPPTTWSGFLDAVGKLKSAGITPLALAGKETWTGMYYWAYLAMRTAGAGALEKANDDKDFSGADFVQAGQHLKELVDLQPFQKGFLGAAYSSPTGQAAAVGNGKAAMELMGQWAPVVQADAGKGLGDDLGFFPFPEVEGGKGAITEVFGGGGGHALRQGAPQAAVDFLEFFASEATDLELVKKTGAIPVVPGAESALTDPNLKAVQAQLKGSTGFQLYLDQAYAPALGQEVNDSVGALIAGSKSPEQVTESITQTAKEEQ
- a CDS encoding APC family permease, encoding MATTEQPPSRLRAWMLEGLSDMGKGGAQHTPHAEPKAAEGQPWYRVMCLTGVDYFSTLGYQPGIAALAAGLLSPIATIVLVIVTLAGALPVYRRVAEESPHGQGSIAMLERLLTFWKGKLFVLTLLGFAATDFLITITLSAADASTHLVENPHLHSALHDQQMLITLVLVALLGAVFLKGFLEAIGVAVALVALYLALNVVVVIVGLWHVITEGHVVTDWSSALTAEHGNVFVMIGMALIVFPKLALGLSGFETGVAVMPHVKGDAGDTEENPKGRIRGTKKLLTAAALIMSCFLICTSFITTLLIPEKEFEDGGQANGRALAFLAHDYLGGAFGTVYDVSTIAILWFAGASAMAGLLNLMPRYLPRYGMAPHWARAVRPMVIVFTLIAFLVTWIFDADVDAQGGAYATGVLVLISSAAIAVTIAARKAGQRNWTIAFAVISAVFLYTTIVNVFERPDGVKIGACFIAGIIILSLASRLARAFELRVTSVTMDDMAERFVRDIASRKIRLIANEPDARDIAEYRDKIEQIRQDNDVPEQEDFVFVEVTVTDPSEFESGLTVRGEVMHNRYRVLSLESSSVSNALAALLLHVRDTTGCIPHIYFEWTEGNPFANFLRFFLFGQGEVAPVTREVLRGAEPDRARRPRVHTG
- a CDS encoding molybdopterin-binding protein; the encoded protein is MQSYTIGQAARLLGVSPDTARRWADAGRMATHRDDSGRRLIDGRDLAAFSVELAKTGTGDEEAPYTSARNAFPGIVTAIKLGDVAAQVEIQAGPHRLVSLLTREAVEELGLEVGMEATARVKSTNVHIDRA
- the modA gene encoding molybdate ABC transporter substrate-binding protein, giving the protein MISRSARRTRRTLQAAGAGAALLLALTACSSSSDSAADSDPSSSGSPKLSGTVTVFAAASLKESFTALGKEFEKEHPGTKVTFSFGGSDSLAASITGGAPADVFAAASARTMAIVTDAKAADGTPSTFVRNELEIATLPGNPDKIASLKDLTKSGLKVVLCDKTVPCGAAAEKALQAGDLKLTPVSYEQDVKSALTKVELKEADAAVVYKTDVKSAGGKVEGVDFPESAEAINDYPITLLKDAPNPEAAKAFMELVKSAAGQQVLTEAGFLKP
- a CDS encoding ABC transporter permease, translating into MESERARTRIRTRPRLVPLPLLIPALLGLAFLLLPLVALLVRAPWRTLPEQLTSAEVWEALRLSLVCATAATALSLVIGVPLAWLLARTDFPGRGLVRALVTLPLVLPPVVGGVALLLALGRNGVVGQWLDEWFGITLPFTTTGVVLAETFVAMPFLVISVEGTLRAADPRYEEAATTLGASRFTAFRRVTLPLIAPGIAAGSVLAWARALGEFGATITFAGNFPGRTQTMPLAVYLALQNDPAAAIALSLVLLTVSIAVLAGLRDRWMTPS
- a CDS encoding ABC transporter ATP-binding protein — translated: MTDLDPTPPDQLTSRTNTDGLDAHLVVTRGPFHLDITLTAAPGEVIALLGPNGAGKTTALRALAGLTPLTAGHLHLDGTELHHTPPESRPVGVVFQDYLLFPHLTALDNVAFGPRCQGATKTGARAQAAEWLDRMGLTAHTTAKPRNLSGGQAQRVALARALATRPRLLLLDEPLAALDARTRLEVRAQLRRHLADFEAVAVLVTHDPLDAMVLADRLVVIEHGGIVQEGTPSDIARHPRTDYIAQLVGLNLYKGQAAGHTVHLDGGPDITTTEDLAGPVFVAFPPSAVTLHRDRPTGSSARNLWRCEVAGLETHGDQIRTDLTGELPLAADLTTVAAAELDLHPGAPVWATVKATQTHAYPA